The following coding sequences are from one Leptospira mayottensis 200901116 window:
- a CDS encoding Tll0287-like domain-containing protein, producing MNAFSKFSQKQFRVFFSYKNNPVKLLSFLLFIQFFAVCDSGQNPEKKEILLRLISEFQIDLQKNLESAIRTKGIVGAINVCRTISPKKEADLKAEFPGVLIKRISEKPRNPSHRPEVWETEIFNQWKESQKTGMAPYTIVLSKDKEVRILQPIILQNATCLQCHGGPQDINPAVSKKIAELYPNDQAKGYKLGELRGAFSATW from the coding sequence ATGAACGCTTTTTCCAAATTTTCTCAAAAACAATTTCGCGTTTTTTTCTCATATAAAAACAATCCAGTAAAGTTATTGTCTTTCTTGCTTTTCATTCAGTTTTTTGCGGTCTGCGATTCGGGACAGAATCCGGAGAAGAAAGAAATTTTACTTCGGCTAATCTCAGAATTTCAAATCGATTTACAAAAGAATTTAGAATCCGCAATTCGAACTAAAGGAATCGTAGGCGCAATCAATGTCTGTCGAACAATTTCTCCTAAAAAGGAGGCCGATCTCAAGGCAGAATTTCCCGGAGTTCTTATAAAAAGAATTTCCGAAAAACCGAGAAACCCCAGTCATCGACCCGAGGTCTGGGAAACCGAAATTTTCAATCAATGGAAAGAATCTCAAAAGACCGGAATGGCTCCCTACACGATCGTTTTATCCAAAGACAAAGAAGTTCGGATTTTACAACCCATCATTCTTCAGAATGCGACCTGTTTACAATGCCACGGTGGTCCTCAAGATATAAACCCGGCGGTATCCAAAAAAATTGCCGAACTTTATCCTAACGACCAAGCAAAGGGTTACAAATTAGGAGAATTGAGAGGAGCCTTTTCTGCGACTTGGTAA
- a CDS encoding YebC/PmpR family DNA-binding transcriptional regulator: protein MSGHSKWATIKRKKDAIDSKRGAIFTRVAKEITVAAKMGGGEPEGNPRLRLAILKAKSVNMPKDNIERAIRKGTGELEGVVYEECLYECFGPAGIAIMVSAVTDKKSRTTPEIKSILTKLGGSLATSGSVSRLFEKKGVIVLESSQIGEDELVDLAVGGGAEDVINEGEVYRIITTPEDYETVLQALNEKGLKSEESEIRYIPLIDSEIADKEIAEKVMKLIEQLDGHDDVTSVTSNFELATSLEKEFE from the coding sequence ATGTCCGGACATTCCAAATGGGCGACGATCAAACGTAAGAAAGACGCGATCGATTCCAAACGTGGGGCTATTTTTACAAGAGTCGCGAAGGAAATCACGGTGGCGGCAAAGATGGGAGGAGGAGAGCCGGAAGGAAATCCTAGACTCAGACTTGCAATATTAAAAGCCAAATCGGTAAACATGCCCAAGGATAATATAGAAAGGGCGATCAGAAAAGGGACAGGAGAACTGGAAGGAGTCGTTTACGAAGAATGTCTTTATGAATGTTTCGGGCCGGCTGGAATTGCAATCATGGTTTCTGCGGTGACCGACAAAAAGTCCAGAACGACTCCAGAGATTAAAAGTATCCTTACAAAACTAGGAGGTTCACTTGCGACTTCCGGTTCCGTAAGTAGGCTTTTTGAAAAGAAAGGAGTGATCGTTTTAGAATCTTCTCAAATCGGGGAAGACGAACTCGTGGATCTTGCGGTGGGCGGGGGTGCGGAAGACGTAATTAACGAGGGAGAAGTTTATCGAATCATCACCACCCCGGAAGATTACGAGACTGTACTTCAGGCACTGAACGAAAAAGGGCTTAAGTCGGAAGAGTCGGAAATTCGTTATATTCCTTTGATTGATTCCGAAATCGCGGATAAAGAAATTGCAGAAAAAGTGATGAAGTTGATCGAACAACTTGATGGACACGACGATGTTACCTCAGTCACTTCTAATTTCGAATTGGCAACTTCACTCGAAAAAGAATTTGAGTAA
- a CDS encoding crossover junction endodeoxyribonuclease RuvC, whose amino-acid sequence MRIIGIDPGSHRAGYAVLEKTASKIRILAYGTVEVPSGTPSPNNLLVLRKGLTEILREFKPSVASVEEMFFSKNKKTASRVFESRGVLLVTLAEMNIQILEPTVSQIKKGTTGSGTADKKQIRQALKLLLNIDLLKGHDDSWDAVAAAYVGLSMSSSPLLNLFK is encoded by the coding sequence TTGAGAATTATCGGAATCGATCCGGGTTCGCATAGGGCCGGTTATGCGGTTTTGGAAAAAACCGCTTCTAAAATCCGCATTTTGGCCTATGGAACCGTGGAGGTTCCTTCGGGAACTCCGAGTCCGAATAATCTTTTGGTATTGCGGAAGGGGCTTACGGAAATTTTGAGAGAGTTCAAACCTTCTGTTGCTTCGGTTGAGGAAATGTTTTTTTCGAAAAATAAAAAGACTGCATCGAGAGTATTTGAGTCAAGGGGAGTTCTTTTAGTTACTTTAGCAGAAATGAATATTCAGATTTTGGAACCTACAGTTTCTCAGATTAAAAAAGGAACTACCGGAAGCGGAACTGCGGACAAAAAACAGATCCGTCAAGCCTTGAAACTCTTGCTCAATATCGATCTGCTAAAAGGACATGACGATTCTTGGGACGCCGTTGCAGCGGCGTACGTCGGACTTTCGATGAGTTCCAGTCCTTTGTTGAACCTTTTCAAGTAA
- a CDS encoding alpha/beta fold hydrolase: MNDHLAYVSDNRSVRNPILQFLAEKWYTILYIWHMMIGIFIELENSPEGDKRPVVLVSGFLGRTLSWEPMLKHLSTNGHPVYTVPLGFQLGNIRKKSKILETFLIEKDIKDCYIVGHSMGGLIASGLTYKGRDRVKKIFIAGTPVKGTYLSYFLPMFVCSWQMMPNSKFIREAGEIFGKLPNVQSVFTKKDQIILPSENSRLGHFDDVELPEAGHLNLFMGPLGIECLFDLITAEEKKDPKPIIRKLESTKQQPERLSTSPKSSISTYKKKTTPKTPSSSLRSTKSKQVSKKKRTSAKKKK; this comes from the coding sequence ATGAATGATCATCTCGCCTACGTATCTGACAATCGTTCCGTTCGAAATCCGATTCTACAATTTTTAGCGGAAAAATGGTACACGATTCTTTATATCTGGCATATGATGATCGGAATTTTTATCGAATTGGAAAATTCTCCAGAAGGTGATAAACGTCCTGTAGTCTTGGTTTCGGGATTTTTAGGTAGAACTCTTTCCTGGGAACCAATGTTAAAACATCTTTCCACAAACGGACATCCGGTTTATACAGTTCCTCTCGGATTTCAATTGGGAAACATTCGAAAAAAAAGCAAAATTTTAGAAACGTTTCTTATCGAAAAGGATATCAAAGATTGTTATATTGTAGGCCATTCAATGGGCGGTTTGATAGCTTCCGGTCTTACTTATAAAGGAAGAGATCGTGTTAAAAAAATTTTCATCGCAGGAACTCCCGTAAAAGGAACATATCTTTCATATTTCCTACCCATGTTTGTCTGCAGTTGGCAGATGATGCCGAATTCCAAGTTCATCCGAGAAGCCGGTGAAATATTCGGAAAGTTGCCTAATGTACAATCCGTTTTTACGAAAAAAGATCAAATTATTCTTCCCTCCGAAAATTCTCGTTTAGGTCATTTCGACGACGTGGAACTCCCGGAAGCAGGTCATTTGAATTTATTTATGGGCCCTCTTGGTATCGAATGTCTGTTCGATCTGATCACTGCGGAAGAAAAGAAAGACCCAAAACCAATTATTAGAAAATTAGAATCTACTAAACAACAACCCGAAAGACTGTCCACTTCCCCTAAATCTTCCATATCGACCTACAAAAAAAAGACTACCCCTAAAACACCTTCTTCCTCTTTAAGATCTACAAAATCAAAACAGGTCTCTAAGAAAAAAAGAACTTCAGCAAAGAAAAAGAAATAA
- the msrB gene encoding peptide-methionine (R)-S-oxide reductase MsrB, whose protein sequence is MSYEINKSEDEWKKELTPEQYKILRQKGTEMAFTGDLYKNHDKGTYVCAACGAVLFSSDTKYESGSGWPSFYQPTKEGAIDKQKDSNYGMVRTEVLCAKCGGHLGHVFNDGPRPTGLRYCINSASLKFRKE, encoded by the coding sequence ATGAGTTACGAAATCAATAAATCCGAAGACGAATGGAAAAAAGAACTTACTCCGGAACAATATAAAATTTTAAGACAAAAGGGAACCGAAATGGCATTTACCGGAGACCTTTATAAAAATCATGATAAAGGGACCTACGTTTGCGCCGCTTGTGGTGCCGTTTTATTTTCTTCCGACACCAAGTACGAATCCGGGTCCGGTTGGCCTTCTTTCTATCAACCCACAAAAGAAGGTGCTATCGACAAACAAAAAGATAGTAACTATGGGATGGTGAGGACTGAAGTTCTTTGCGCTAAATGTGGAGGACATTTAGGTCATGTATTTAACGATGGGCCGAGGCCTACCGGGCTACGCTATTGTATCAATTCCGCTTCTTTAAAGTTTCGGAAAGAATAA
- a CDS encoding TetR/AcrR family transcriptional regulator has product MKTQPRKKKESGTGVRERILDTATSLFYKQGFSNTGMRQIIQESNSVAASLYDHYPSKKELGLAYLSRQEEKTLSDLQDLMDRYLDLGEFLRAWVILKEKQIRHGEFVGCPFAGFASQVMDSDPEYTEFLKDIVAKWIRMISDYLQKAIGSGQLKRNMDIQYVARRILMAYHGSVTMWRMTRELRFIREMDHSLREIVEEYRIF; this is encoded by the coding sequence ATGAAAACTCAACCTCGCAAAAAGAAAGAATCAGGCACCGGTGTTCGAGAAAGGATTTTAGATACGGCCACTTCTCTCTTTTACAAACAAGGTTTTTCCAACACCGGAATGAGGCAGATCATTCAAGAGTCTAATTCCGTAGCGGCAAGCTTATACGATCATTATCCTTCCAAAAAAGAATTGGGACTTGCTTATCTATCACGTCAGGAAGAAAAAACTCTCAGCGACTTACAAGATTTGATGGATCGTTATCTCGATCTCGGTGAATTTTTAAGGGCCTGGGTAATTCTCAAAGAAAAACAAATCCGCCACGGAGAATTCGTGGGATGTCCTTTTGCAGGTTTTGCAAGTCAAGTAATGGATTCCGATCCCGAATACACCGAGTTCCTCAAAGACATCGTAGCCAAATGGATCCGGATGATCAGCGATTATCTTCAAAAAGCGATCGGTTCCGGCCAACTTAAAAGAAACATGGATATTCAATACGTCGCGAGAAGAATTTTGATGGCCTATCACGGTTCGGTTACAATGTGGAGAATGACCAGGGAACTTCGTTTTATCCGTGAAATGGATCATTCTCTCCGAGAGATTGTGGAAGAATACAGAATTTTTTGA
- a CDS encoding thioesterase family protein yields MIANEIQLVTRISDLDTQRHVTSRTYENFCLEGRFRILEESGFSLREILSQGIAIHPLESQIRFLAQQMERTNLRTETKAFPLGDGKIFWDQKVLSDVGTPAAEIKTLTFSDKGGSSIDLLPLEKTEMSGFDQFPQIPDFRGTCKTVDTEMITLYSERNIFGEYNPAYLWRIIEDSRWFFSTETGLTLNRFVEMDTTMFFMGGVFKFFHPVPAGRRIKVSTWIHSFEKIRSYMRHEVTDAETNLRYFAVQDEQLVVSFTKVRPKKAPEEFQRLVGEYVENFEYSKK; encoded by the coding sequence ATGATCGCGAATGAAATTCAACTCGTGACTCGGATATCCGATCTCGACACTCAAAGGCATGTGACTAGCAGGACTTATGAGAATTTCTGTCTGGAAGGCAGATTTCGAATCTTGGAAGAGAGCGGATTTTCTCTAAGAGAAATTTTGTCTCAAGGGATAGCGATCCATCCTTTAGAGTCTCAGATTCGATTTCTCGCTCAGCAAATGGAAAGGACTAATTTAAGAACGGAAACTAAAGCATTTCCATTGGGAGACGGTAAGATTTTTTGGGATCAAAAAGTTTTATCGGATGTGGGAACTCCTGCAGCGGAGATTAAAACGCTCACGTTTTCAGATAAAGGCGGAAGCTCAATTGATCTTCTTCCTTTGGAAAAAACGGAGATGAGCGGATTCGATCAATTTCCGCAGATCCCCGATTTTAGAGGAACTTGTAAAACGGTGGATACTGAAATGATTACTCTCTATAGTGAGAGAAATATATTCGGAGAATATAATCCAGCTTACCTCTGGAGAATCATCGAGGATTCCAGATGGTTTTTTTCCACCGAGACTGGGCTGACACTTAATCGTTTTGTGGAAATGGACACCACGATGTTTTTTATGGGTGGTGTTTTTAAGTTTTTTCATCCCGTACCGGCGGGGCGGAGAATCAAAGTTAGTACGTGGATTCATTCTTTTGAAAAAATCCGAAGTTATATGAGACACGAAGTTACGGATGCGGAAACAAATCTGAGATACTTTGCGGTTCAAGATGAACAATTGGTGGTTTCTTTCACCAAGGTTCGCCCTAAAAAAGCTCCCGAGGAGTTTCAAAGGCTTGTAGGTGAATATGTGGAGAATTTTGAATATTCTAAAAAATGA
- a CDS encoding thiolase family protein, whose product MKLAKPLALCTPRRTPFAQIAKALGPYPGHHLGKIVAEDILAKSKLKPSQIDGVVVGEGFSNAPNSARVIANLVGMRDEIACITVANNCVSGMEAVAEAARRIILGEGEVFLAIGEESQTSMPFIVKNARLNKKAGSLDKLKKLLPDNLPEGVELRDTLEDGLGDGETSYGMQVTAEIVAQNYALSREIQDKIAFESFKRALEASKAGRYAPYIIPMKDDEGNELAIDEAVGLREGLVENPTRMGRAMLMFDNPGMKFEEFKTKYAKDLKKSHGPTVSIFNASPRSDGAAGVIVTTVEKAKELGLTIEAVISGWHMKGVHPNNMGIGQAEATKALLADVGLKIQDIDYVEIHEAFAATAVGALEQIKMDTGWDWEKSFDAKKINPNGGSIAIGHPFGATGIRLIANAIMDLKEDSSANKVVITACAHGGIAGSMLIERFKD is encoded by the coding sequence ATGAAATTAGCAAAACCTTTGGCACTCTGTACGCCAAGAAGAACTCCTTTTGCTCAGATCGCGAAAGCTCTGGGACCATACCCTGGACATCATCTGGGGAAAATAGTCGCCGAAGACATTCTCGCTAAAAGCAAACTGAAGCCGTCTCAAATCGACGGAGTTGTGGTTGGAGAGGGATTTAGTAATGCGCCTAACTCTGCAAGAGTGATCGCTAACTTGGTCGGAATGAGGGACGAAATCGCTTGTATCACGGTTGCGAATAATTGTGTTTCCGGAATGGAAGCAGTTGCAGAAGCAGCCCGCAGAATTATACTCGGTGAAGGGGAAGTATTCCTCGCAATCGGCGAAGAATCTCAAACTTCCATGCCTTTTATCGTTAAAAATGCTCGTTTGAATAAGAAAGCGGGATCTCTCGATAAACTCAAAAAACTTCTTCCGGATAACCTTCCTGAAGGTGTTGAGCTAAGGGACACTCTGGAAGACGGACTCGGAGATGGAGAAACCTCGTACGGAATGCAAGTAACCGCGGAAATCGTAGCTCAGAACTACGCTCTTTCCCGCGAAATCCAGGACAAAATCGCTTTCGAATCTTTCAAAAGGGCATTAGAAGCTTCTAAAGCGGGTAGATACGCTCCTTACATTATTCCGATGAAAGACGATGAAGGAAACGAACTTGCTATCGACGAAGCGGTGGGTCTACGCGAAGGTTTGGTGGAAAACCCAACTCGTATGGGACGTGCTATGCTTATGTTCGACAATCCCGGAATGAAATTCGAAGAGTTCAAAACAAAATACGCGAAGGATCTTAAAAAATCCCACGGCCCGACGGTTTCCATCTTTAATGCAAGTCCTCGTTCCGACGGCGCTGCGGGTGTGATTGTTACAACCGTTGAAAAGGCGAAAGAACTCGGCCTGACAATTGAAGCCGTTATATCCGGATGGCACATGAAAGGCGTTCATCCGAATAATATGGGAATCGGACAAGCAGAGGCTACCAAAGCGTTGTTAGCCGATGTAGGTCTTAAAATTCAAGACATCGATTACGTAGAGATCCACGAGGCATTTGCCGCAACTGCCGTGGGAGCTCTCGAACAAATCAAAATGGACACCGGTTGGGATTGGGAAAAATCTTTCGACGCTAAGAAGATCAACCCGAATGGCGGCTCTATTGCGATTGGTCACCCGTTCGGCGCGACTGGGATTCGTTTGATTGCAAATGCGATCATGGACCTAAAGGAAGATTCTTCCGCTAACAAGGTCGTGATTACAGCTTGTGCTCACGGTGGTATTGCAGGCTCTATGCTAATCGAAAGATTTAAAGATTAA
- a CDS encoding zinc ribbon domain-containing protein: MDLLLIPFYIILLGIVVSPFLYIRFAIHAKTSETESEKLELLNRREIILENLRDIKIEFDTGKLTETEFQTISSGIVKDLEDFDEKIAQNIPKQLQTQTPPSTLPKYCHECGFKIEIYGAKFCPSCGTKLIV; the protein is encoded by the coding sequence ATGGACCTTTTGCTCATTCCATTTTATATCATTCTCCTCGGGATCGTAGTTTCCCCATTTCTATATATTCGATTTGCAATTCACGCAAAAACTTCCGAAACGGAATCTGAAAAGTTGGAACTGCTCAACCGAAGGGAAATAATCTTGGAAAATCTAAGAGACATTAAAATCGAATTCGATACGGGAAAACTTACCGAAACCGAATTTCAAACCATCTCCTCAGGAATTGTAAAGGATCTGGAAGATTTCGACGAAAAGATTGCTCAAAATATTCCGAAACAACTTCAGACTCAAACTCCACCTTCCACCCTTCCAAAATACTGTCATGAATGCGGCTTTAAAATCGAAATTTATGGAGCGAAATTTTGTCCTTCGTGCGGAACCAAATTGATCGTATAA
- a CDS encoding cytochrome c-type biogenesis protein, whose amino-acid sequence MKKEFYKILIPLTFLFAYVLGSSLSADSTFTNLTEPDQIRIFHEVTSKIRCICIPSITIKSCSFNNCTVSAKLKLFIENRIQKGESAEVIVNKMVHGFGEEALNDPVIQKFVESGNTGMANSVVFGFGKNILADPDSTWINLSLALAGLLGILFIYLYVKRKSPDISKRTSDKTIKQNEDSFRRYLSEIQEKQK is encoded by the coding sequence ATGAAAAAAGAATTTTACAAAATTCTAATTCCCTTAACGTTTTTATTCGCTTACGTTCTTGGTTCGTCTTTGTCTGCCGATTCCACTTTCACGAATCTGACGGAACCAGATCAAATCCGTATTTTCCACGAGGTTACGTCCAAAATCAGATGTATTTGTATTCCCTCGATTACGATCAAAAGTTGTTCCTTTAACAATTGTACAGTTTCCGCAAAACTGAAACTTTTCATAGAAAACCGGATTCAAAAAGGAGAAAGTGCAGAAGTTATCGTGAACAAAATGGTTCACGGCTTTGGAGAGGAAGCTCTAAACGATCCCGTGATTCAAAAGTTCGTAGAATCGGGTAACACGGGTATGGCGAACTCGGTCGTTTTCGGATTTGGAAAAAATATTTTGGCAGATCCCGATTCTACGTGGATCAATCTCAGCCTCGCACTTGCGGGTCTTTTAGGGATTCTATTTATCTATCTTTATGTTAAACGTAAAAGTCCGGACATTTCTAAACGGACGTCCGATAAGACCATCAAACAAAACGAAGATTCTTTCCGTAGATATCTTTCCGAAATACAGGAAAAACAGAAATAA
- a CDS encoding heme lyase CcmF/NrfE family subunit produces MNDFGALCIITSFAILLFSIVQTSYGIWKQDKQAIELGRYTLTANTAVILLAFTVLLVQLFRTDLSNYYVVMHSNEHLPLFYRLTGIWSGSSGSLLFWNLLLSVFTFIVLWQTRELVQDRIPIMNLTLAVISAFFSYLAVFYPDAQPFREFQPAAVAGRGLNPLLQHWAMVIHPPILYAGYVSFAIPFAIAASALITGHLSENWFRFVRRWTIFSWFFLGTGILLGSKWAYEELGWGGYWAWDPVENASLMPWLLSTAFLHSMIIQERRGMLKFWNMLLIILAFHFCLLGTWITRSGVLEGPHSFSKSTIGTPFIVFIGISFVFFLGFLIYRRNFLKPEHNLEAMTSKEGSFLFNNFLLVIATLAILLGVFSPLLYGREFKAPWFNSWGVPAGILLMLLMGSAPLLAWRKGADKIFFSTLIKPLLVGFAGAGVYILFYRQNFSISDYSLGDVLGEVYSVIAVGLGIFTISGILQEYHRGILARKTSYLGENYFFAGFRMLLKNKRRYGGYLVHLAMVILFIGYAGNAFKQNTSIKFFYFLNAPENNEIVYSSQDTGILGNYQISADTLKIKPLVNGDAKNGLNIQNVIVSHEATFQVKRHLKEFSTMVTERRFYPQISHLSGEFETHIPTSEPSITSTPKEDLYIQLGAVEHSDLSDENPDLPLLFMNYLFTNENQPVRKLENFNRFPRQIVANLEVWINPLVKFIWAGSLLFFFSGLLILLPIGESRS; encoded by the coding sequence ATGAATGATTTCGGCGCACTTTGTATCATCACTTCTTTCGCGATTCTTCTTTTTTCGATCGTTCAGACTTCTTACGGGATTTGGAAACAAGACAAACAAGCAATCGAATTAGGAAGATACACCCTAACGGCAAACACCGCGGTTATTCTTCTTGCCTTTACCGTTCTGCTCGTTCAACTCTTCAGAACCGATCTCTCAAACTATTACGTGGTGATGCATTCGAACGAACACCTTCCTTTATTTTACAGACTTACCGGAATCTGGTCCGGATCTTCAGGTTCTCTTCTCTTTTGGAATCTTTTACTTTCCGTTTTTACGTTCATCGTCCTTTGGCAAACTAGAGAACTGGTTCAGGATCGAATCCCAATCATGAATCTAACGTTAGCTGTCATTTCCGCCTTTTTTTCCTATCTCGCTGTATTCTATCCGGACGCACAACCATTTCGAGAATTTCAACCGGCCGCCGTCGCGGGAAGAGGCCTAAATCCGCTTCTGCAACACTGGGCGATGGTGATTCACCCTCCGATCCTTTATGCGGGTTATGTGAGTTTTGCAATTCCTTTTGCGATCGCCGCCTCCGCTTTGATCACGGGACATCTTTCCGAAAACTGGTTTCGTTTTGTAAGAAGATGGACGATCTTCTCTTGGTTTTTTTTAGGAACCGGAATTCTCCTCGGATCCAAATGGGCCTACGAGGAATTGGGTTGGGGAGGTTATTGGGCTTGGGATCCGGTGGAAAACGCGTCTTTGATGCCTTGGCTTTTATCGACCGCATTTCTTCATTCCATGATCATCCAGGAAAGAAGAGGAATGTTAAAATTTTGGAATATGCTTTTGATCATCCTCGCTTTCCATTTTTGCTTATTGGGAACCTGGATCACTCGAAGCGGTGTTCTCGAAGGTCCTCATAGTTTTTCAAAGTCCACAATCGGAACCCCCTTTATCGTTTTTATCGGAATAAGCTTTGTATTTTTTCTCGGGTTTTTGATTTATAGAAGAAACTTTCTCAAACCCGAACACAATCTTGAAGCGATGACTTCCAAAGAAGGAAGTTTTCTTTTTAACAACTTTCTTCTCGTAATTGCAACTCTTGCGATTCTCCTCGGAGTTTTTTCGCCTCTTCTTTACGGAAGAGAATTCAAAGCACCCTGGTTCAACTCCTGGGGAGTCCCTGCGGGAATCCTTTTAATGCTTTTGATGGGTTCGGCGCCTCTCCTGGCCTGGAGAAAAGGGGCGGATAAGATTTTCTTTTCCACTCTCATTAAACCGCTGTTAGTCGGATTTGCTGGAGCAGGTGTTTATATCCTTTTCTATAGGCAGAATTTTTCAATCAGCGATTACAGTCTTGGAGACGTTTTAGGAGAAGTGTATTCTGTGATCGCAGTCGGTCTCGGAATTTTTACGATCTCTGGAATCCTCCAAGAATATCACAGAGGTATCCTCGCTCGAAAGACTTCCTATCTCGGAGAAAATTATTTCTTTGCCGGTTTCAGAATGCTTTTGAAAAACAAAAGAAGATACGGCGGTTATCTTGTTCACTTGGCGATGGTGATCCTTTTTATCGGTTACGCAGGGAATGCGTTCAAACAAAACACTTCTATTAAATTTTTTTATTTTTTAAACGCTCCCGAAAATAACGAAATCGTCTATTCTAGCCAGGATACCGGAATTTTAGGAAACTATCAGATCTCTGCGGACACCCTCAAAATCAAACCCCTTGTAAACGGAGACGCAAAAAACGGATTGAACATACAGAACGTAATCGTTTCTCACGAGGCGACTTTTCAGGTTAAACGTCATCTGAAAGAATTTTCCACGATGGTGACTGAAAGAAGATTTTATCCTCAAATCTCGCACTTAAGCGGAGAATTCGAAACTCATATTCCGACAAGCGAGCCCTCGATCACTTCCACCCCGAAAGAGGATTTATACATTCAGTTGGGTGCCGTTGAACATTCCGATCTTTCAGATGAAAATCCAGACCTCCCTCTTCTTTTTATGAACTATTTATTTACGAACGAAAATCAACCGGTTCGCAAATTGGAGAACTTCAATCGATTTCCGAGACAAATCGTCGCCAATCTCGAAGTCTGGATAAATCCACTCGTGAAATTTATCTGGGCGGGATCATTACTCTTTTTCTTTTCGGGGCTTTTGATTCTTCTTCCAATCGGAGAATCCAGATCATGA
- a CDS encoding cytochrome c maturation protein CcmE — MNIKFTVLAGIILLSLGSIAYFSSKETSYTLLDASELAASPAKYQDDLLRVRGFVKLGSVVREGKTAKFILEFNEKQIPVFFTGETLLPDAFKEGTRARVDGYIKDGVLVSDHVEAKCASKYEADYSEENK, encoded by the coding sequence ATGAACATCAAATTTACGGTCCTCGCAGGGATCATTCTTCTGTCCCTCGGCTCCATCGCTTACTTTTCCTCCAAGGAAACATCCTATACCCTTCTCGACGCTTCAGAACTCGCAGCATCCCCAGCCAAATACCAGGACGATCTTTTAAGAGTCAGAGGTTTTGTGAAATTAGGTTCCGTGGTTCGCGAAGGCAAAACCGCGAAGTTCATATTAGAATTCAACGAAAAACAAATTCCTGTTTTTTTTACGGGAGAAACTCTTCTTCCGGACGCTTTTAAAGAAGGTACTCGTGCCAGAGTAGACGGTTATATAAAAGACGGAGTGTTAGTCTCGGATCACGTAGAAGCAAAATGCGCTTCCAAATACGAAGCCGATTACTCGGAAGAAAACAAATAA
- a CDS encoding YdcF family protein, with amino-acid sequence MSTILFSISKLATLILFPLPLVLLLLLFAGAKLKKWKEKFSVWVPVLILWLLSTSNVSQKLIQSLEIYYPPLPLEQVPQADVILVLGGMVSTLSIHNEPVDLFNSAERLTETVRLYRAKKAPKILFSGGSGNLLYQTVPESEPAGRFLRQMGIPDSSLILESKSRNTVENKNFAVELLKEHGWTSVILVTSSFHMKRSVEIFQEKGITIIPFPTDFRTQKSVLTLDNFFPSTGCLENSTISIKEWIGILVHKIRNS; translated from the coding sequence ATGTCCACGATTTTATTTTCGATTTCAAAACTTGCGACTCTTATCTTATTTCCTTTACCCTTAGTTCTTCTCTTACTTTTATTTGCTGGTGCAAAGCTCAAAAAATGGAAAGAAAAATTTTCCGTTTGGGTACCAGTTTTAATCCTTTGGCTTTTATCCACGAGTAATGTTTCTCAAAAATTGATTCAATCTTTGGAAATCTACTACCCACCACTCCCGCTCGAACAAGTTCCTCAGGCAGATGTCATACTTGTATTAGGCGGAATGGTCTCGACCTTAAGCATTCATAACGAACCGGTCGATCTCTTCAACAGCGCGGAAAGACTTACGGAAACGGTAAGACTTTATAGAGCCAAAAAGGCACCTAAAATTTTATTCTCCGGAGGTTCTGGAAATCTTTTGTATCAGACAGTTCCGGAATCCGAACCTGCAGGAAGGTTCTTAAGACAAATGGGCATACCCGATTCTTCCCTGATCTTAGAATCAAAAAGTAGAAACACTGTAGAAAACAAAAACTTCGCAGTCGAGCTACTAAAGGAACACGGCTGGACTTCGGTGATTTTAGTAACTTCTTCTTTTCACATGAAAAGATCCGTTGAGATTTTTCAAGAAAAAGGGATCACGATCATTCCTTTTCCTACAGACTTCCGTACTCAAAAATCTGTCTTGACCTTAGACAATTTTTTTCCTTCCACAGGATGCCTCGAAAATTCTACAATCTCGATCAAAGAATGGATCGGAATACTCGTTCATAAGATCCGAAATTCATAA